The stretch of DNA GGCGAGGGGGTTAACCTGGAAACGGTAGAGGTGGTCGGAGAGGCCGCCGTTATTGAAAATCGGATCGACAAGATGGTCTACAATGCCGAAAAAGATATTACCAATATAGGCGGAGATGCTTCGGATGTGCTGGCCAGGGTACCCATGTTGGCGGTAGATATGGATGGCAAAGTTTCGCTGCGCGGTTCTTCTAATATTCAGATATTGATCAATGGTAAACCTTCCACTATGTTTTCAAGTGATCCGGGAGAAGCTTTGAAATCTATTCCTGCTGATCAGATCAAAACGGTGGAAGTCATCACGGTTCCTACTGCTCGTTATGATGGAGAAGGTACGGGTGGCATTGTTAATATTATCACGAAAAAAAGTAATATCCAAGGTTTTACGGGATCGGTTAATACGAGTGTGGGAACCCGTAGCAATCGCAGTGGCTTGAACGTCAACCTGGTCAAGGGGCGCTTTGGCTTAAATGGCGGCGGCAATGTTTCTTATTCTTGGCCAAACCCCTCGTACAATAGCTTTTTTAGGGAAGACTATATTGGCCAACAGGTTCGAACCCTAACACAAAACGGGAGTGGGAAGAGTAATTACCTCGGAGGTGGATTCAACTTTGGTTCTTTTTATGATATCAATGCCTATAATAGTATCAATTCTTCGCTCAATTTCCGAGGAAGAGGAGGTGGAAATGATGGAACGACTATCGCCAATTTTGATGATCCCATTAACAATATTTACCAGGACTATACCCGTACCAATGATGTTAGTTCCTTGAATGGCAGTTTTGATTGGACGAGTGACTACCGCAAAACCTATAAGGGATCTGAGAAAGAATTTTCGATCGCTTTTCAGTTGAGTGGCAATGTTAGTACCTCAGACAATACACTCCTGCAAGAGAGTCCGAATACCCCTGAGTTATTTCTGGAGGAGGTGAACACCAATGATGGGCTTAATTTGGAATATACTTTCCAGACCGATTACATTCATCCTTTTGGGGGAAAAATAAAGTTGGAAACAGGTGCGAAGGCAGTTATTCGTCGTATTGATAGCGATTTCCAACTAGAATATTTTGACCAGGACCAAGGCTTATACCTGATTAATGGAGGTCGAACCGACGTATTTAATTACTTCCAAGATGTTTGGGCGGGCTATGCCTCTTTCAATTTTACTTTAAGCGAAAAATATGGATTAATCACGGGCCTTAGGTATGAGCATACGACCATATCCGGTGAATTTGACAAGTTTGATGCTCCCTTCGAGAATCAATATGACAATTTTTTACCTAGCTTCATTTTAAATCGAAAGTTAGGTAAATTTAGTAACCTTCGCTTGAGTTATACCAAGCGTATTCAAAGGCCGAGTTTATATTACATCAATCCTTTTGTCAACCGAAGCGACCCTCGTGACATTAGCTTTGGTAACCCCGAATTGCTGCCTGAAAATACCGATGCTTATGAATTGGGTTACAATACCTTTATAAAGGGCGTTGTATTCAATGCCTCCGTTTATTACCGTTTGACCAACGACGTGATTGAAAGTTTGCTTGATGTAGATGCCAACGGGGTATCTTTTACGGCTTATCAAAACATTGGCAAGCGGGAGTCCATTGGCATCAATGGTTTTGCTTCAGCGACGATCAAGAAAATCTGGACCCTTCGCGGAGGCTTTGACTTGCTCTCCTATGAAGGACAAGGGATTGTCGATGGTCAAAGGATTAGCAGGCAAGCTTGGCAATGGAAAGTGAACCTAAGTTCTACCTTCAAGTTCAATAAAGGTTATACGGTACAGTTATTCGGCTTTTATAATTCACCCCAGCAATCCTTACAAGGTACAAGAGGAACCTTTTCTATGTTCAGCATGGGTTTTCAAAAAGAATTTACCAAACGAACGAGTCTGGGCTTGAATATTTTCCAACCTTTCAATCGTACCTTGAAATTCCCTTCAGCATTGGAAGGGGCTAATTTCTATCAAAAATCAGAAAGAGAGATCGTGCTGCGTTCGATCGGTGTCAATTTCCGTCATAGCTTTGGCAAATTGGACTTTAAACAGCCCCGGCAACGTCGCAGCAGAATCAATAATGATGACCTTAAACAAGGAAGTGATGGGAATGAGGGGAATATGAATTAGGGTGTCAGGTTGTTTCATACACCTTCTTAAACTAATCAAATAAAGGAATGACAAAATGGATTTTTAGATAAACAAATCATTTTTGCAGAATAAAGTCGAAACTGAGGGATCAACTTTGGTGGCATTATCAAAAAAAAAAGGCGAACTTTGGCGATTAAAGTTTAAAAGAACTTGCATGGATAATGATAGCATAAAAGCACTGAAGGAGGCCCTCGAACTTTCGCCTAACAATATTCCTTTGCGATTGCACCTGGCAAGGTCGCTAATGGGGCTGTTGCAATTTGAAGAAGCAGAGCAAGAATATAAACGCATTCTTAGTCAGGATGCCGACCAGGTAAAGGCTAAGGTTGGCTTGGCAAATGTCTATTTTAAGAAAGAACAGTATACCACTGCTGTTGTTATTTTGGAAGAGGTGATAGCTCAAGCACCAGAGGAAAGTTACCAGGTTTTGTATTGCAAAGCACTATTGCGATCTGGCAGTAAGAAAGAAGCAGGCGAAGTATATCGAGATTTGGTTCAATTCAATCCCGGACTCAAGGATGATGAACTGGATCAGCACTTCCGAACCTATCATTTTGATATGGGTGGTCATATGGAGGAGGATGACTTTTATGATGAGGATGCTTTTCAAAGTACCCGACCAGAGATCAACTTCAACCACGTAGGTGGTATGCAGCGGGTAAAAGAAGAGATAGAACTTAAGATCATCAAACCGTTAGAACACCAGGAATTATATGCTGCCTATGGCAAAAAAATAGGGGGTGGCATTTTATTGTATGGCCCTCCTGGTTGTGGCAAGACCCACCTGGCCAGAGCAACAGCGGGCGAGATAGAAGCCTCCTTTATCAATGTAGGGATTAGCGATGTGTTGGAGATGTGGATTGGGAGCAGCGAAAAGAATTTGCACGAAATTTTTGAGGTAGCGCGTAGCCAAACGCCCTGTGTTTTGTTCTTTGATGAAGTAGATGCCTTGGGCGCTAGCCGCTCCGATATGCGACAATCAGCAGGTCGTCAATTGATCAATCAATTCTTGTCGGAACTAGATGGCGTAGAAGCGGATAATGAAGGCTTGCTCATCATTGGTGCCACCAATGCACCTTGGCACATGGACCCGGCCTTTCGACGCCCTGGTCGTTTTGATCGCATCATATTTGTGGAACCGCCCGATCAAGCTGGTCGGGAAGCGATCCTCCAGATTATGTTGGTCGGAAAGCCACTCGGCAGCCTGGATTTGGCAGCGGTGGCAAAAAAAACCGAAGGCTTTTCAGGAGCGGATTTGCAAGCGGTGGTAGACATTTGTGTTGAGGAAAAACTCAAAGCGGCATTCACAACAGGCATTCCTGCGCCCATTCAAACTAAAGATTTGATCAACGCAAGCAAACTGCACAAACCGACAACGCGCGAATGGTTCAATACGGCAAGAAATTATGCCCTTTATGCCAATGAATCTGGCCTATATGACGATATTTTGGCCTATCTAAAAATCAAAAAGTAGCTATGTCTGAAGCCCAAATATTGAAGGCTGTTTTCTACTTTCGACAAAATCGTTTTGAAGAAGCAGAGAAGGAATTGTACCAGGTACTAGGACAGCAGCCTAATGACGTTGAGGCGCTGAGCCTATTGGCCAGGTGCCAGATCAAACTAGACAAGAATGAAGCTGCGCTAGCTACCATCCGTCAGGCTCTGGCCCTAAGCCCAGATGATGACCAGATGATTTTTCAGCATGCAAGGGTGCTATACCTGATTGATCGCTCCGAAGAAGCCGTGGAACAAATTGAGGCAGCTATTCGCATTAATCCTGCGGAAGCTATTTATTTTGGCCTACTGGCCGACCTCAAACTTCACATGAAAAAATACGATGAGGCCTTAGCGTACGCCGATCAGGGCCTAAGCCTCGATCCGGAGGATGCCTATTGCCTGAATACCCGTGCCTCGGCCCTCATCAAGCTCAAGCGTCCCAATGACGCCTTTGACACCATCGCCACTTCGTTGGAAAACGATCCCGAAAACAGCTTTACACATACCAATTTCGGCTGGTCAAAGCTGGAAACCGGACACCACAAAGCGGCTCTGGAACACTTCCGGGAAGCCCTCCGCCTCAATCCTACCAACGAATATGCCCAGGCGGGCATGGTAGAAGCTATTAAGGCAAAAAATGTGTTTTACCGTTTGTTTCTCCGTTACGTATTTTGGATGAACCGCATGTCAGCCAAATACCAATGGGGTTTTATTATCGGAGTTTACCTTCTGTTTAGAGTGTTGCAAGGGGTTGCGGAAAGCAATCCAGAATGGCAACCCTTTCTAATGCCCTTGGTTTACGCCTATCTGGTTTTCGCCTTATCTACTTGGTTTATGGAACCTTTGGCCAACTTGTTCCTGCTGGTCAATCCTTATGGCCGTTATGCTTTATCCCGAAAAGAAAGGCTAAGTGCTTTGTTGGTTGGCATTTCTTTGGTTTGTTCCATCGGGAGTATTGTTGCTTATCTTGTTTCGAGCTACGAATCTTTCATGGCGACTGCTTTTTTCTTCTTTGGCATGATGATCCCATTGGCCTCTATGTTTAAACCTGCTAAACCCAAGCCTAGAAAACAACTTATTGGCTACGCTATAGGACTGGGTGTAGTGGGTTTGCTAGGCCTCATCCCCATGTGGCTAAGTGGCACCTTGGAATTTAATTTGTTTAGCACTGTTTTTTTGATTGGCCTCTTTGTTTACCAATGGGTAGCTAATGCTAAAATGGGGTCGAGGTATTAGGGGGT from Saprospiraceae bacterium encodes:
- a CDS encoding AAA family ATPase encodes the protein MDNDSIKALKEALELSPNNIPLRLHLARSLMGLLQFEEAEQEYKRILSQDADQVKAKVGLANVYFKKEQYTTAVVILEEVIAQAPEESYQVLYCKALLRSGSKKEAGEVYRDLVQFNPGLKDDELDQHFRTYHFDMGGHMEEDDFYDEDAFQSTRPEINFNHVGGMQRVKEEIELKIIKPLEHQELYAAYGKKIGGGILLYGPPGCGKTHLARATAGEIEASFINVGISDVLEMWIGSSEKNLHEIFEVARSQTPCVLFFDEVDALGASRSDMRQSAGRQLINQFLSELDGVEADNEGLLIIGATNAPWHMDPAFRRPGRFDRIIFVEPPDQAGREAILQIMLVGKPLGSLDLAAVAKKTEGFSGADLQAVVDICVEEKLKAAFTTGIPAPIQTKDLINASKLHKPTTREWFNTARNYALYANESGLYDDILAYLKIKK
- a CDS encoding tetratricopeptide repeat protein, whose protein sequence is MSEAQILKAVFYFRQNRFEEAEKELYQVLGQQPNDVEALSLLARCQIKLDKNEAALATIRQALALSPDDDQMIFQHARVLYLIDRSEEAVEQIEAAIRINPAEAIYFGLLADLKLHMKKYDEALAYADQGLSLDPEDAYCLNTRASALIKLKRPNDAFDTIATSLENDPENSFTHTNFGWSKLETGHHKAALEHFREALRLNPTNEYAQAGMVEAIKAKNVFYRLFLRYVFWMNRMSAKYQWGFIIGVYLLFRVLQGVAESNPEWQPFLMPLVYAYLVFALSTWFMEPLANLFLLVNPYGRYALSRKERLSALLVGISLVCSIGSIVAYLVSSYESFMATAFFFFGMMIPLASMFKPAKPKPRKQLIGYAIGLGVVGLLGLIPMWLSGTLEFNLFSTVFLIGLFVYQWVANAKMGSRY
- a CDS encoding TonB-dependent receptor, producing the protein MKKCLLFSLLGLGCSLSLIAQRPAWSGAASGPSITGKISGTLIDSITSNAVEFATIVLVNAKMGKEIDGTLTDEKGEFKLTEVKLGTYELRFSFLGYQTKTIKDITLTPEKPDVNLGDIFMLGEGVNLETVEVVGEAAVIENRIDKMVYNAEKDITNIGGDASDVLARVPMLAVDMDGKVSLRGSSNIQILINGKPSTMFSSDPGEALKSIPADQIKTVEVITVPTARYDGEGTGGIVNIITKKSNIQGFTGSVNTSVGTRSNRSGLNVNLVKGRFGLNGGGNVSYSWPNPSYNSFFREDYIGQQVRTLTQNGSGKSNYLGGGFNFGSFYDINAYNSINSSLNFRGRGGGNDGTTIANFDDPINNIYQDYTRTNDVSSLNGSFDWTSDYRKTYKGSEKEFSIAFQLSGNVSTSDNTLLQESPNTPELFLEEVNTNDGLNLEYTFQTDYIHPFGGKIKLETGAKAVIRRIDSDFQLEYFDQDQGLYLINGGRTDVFNYFQDVWAGYASFNFTLSEKYGLITGLRYEHTTISGEFDKFDAPFENQYDNFLPSFILNRKLGKFSNLRLSYTKRIQRPSLYYINPFVNRSDPRDISFGNPELLPENTDAYELGYNTFIKGVVFNASVYYRLTNDVIESLLDVDANGVSFTAYQNIGKRESIGINGFASATIKKIWTLRGGFDLLSYEGQGIVDGQRISRQAWQWKVNLSSTFKFNKGYTVQLFGFYNSPQQSLQGTRGTFSMFSMGFQKEFTKRTSLGLNIFQPFNRTLKFPSALEGANFYQKSEREIVLRSIGVNFRHSFGKLDFKQPRQRRSRINNDDLKQGSDGNEGNMN